The genomic interval AAGCACTCGAATCGCCAGATGTGGAGATGGCGCGGCGCCTCGAGCGCGGTCCTTGTCGTGTTCCACGCGGAACGGTGAGGAGGCCTTCAAGGCATCGCGGAGCCTGGGTCCATCCATGAAGTGACGGCTGCCGCGTGTTCCACGTGGAACCAAAGCAAGGCCGCGACGAGGTCCACTTGGCCTCGGACTTCTGGTCGCCGCGTTCCACGTGGAACAAGCGAAGCGGCTCTTGAGCGGCCTCATGTGGTGTTGGACCACGGCACCTGTCGCGTTCCACATGGAACGGTGAGGAGGTCTTCAAGGCATCGCGGAGCCTGGGTCCATCCATGAAGTGATGGCTGCTTCGCGTTCCACGTGGAACACGCGACGGAGGCACTCGAATCGCCACATGTGGATGTGTCGCCGAGCCTCGAGTGCGGTCCTTGTCGTGTTCCACGTGGAACGGGTGAGGACTCCCTCAAGCCATCGGGGTGGATGGTTCCTGCCATGAAGTGATGGCTGTTCCGTGTTCCACGTGGAACCAGCACAAGGCCGCGAAGAGGTCCGCGTGGTGTTCAACTGGGTGGCGGACTTCCGGTGCGGCGTTCCACGTGGAACACGTGAAGGAGCGTTCGAGACATGTCGCGCGGTGGTGGTGCTGCGCGCCCAACGCGGGCCATTCCACGTTCCACGTGGAACAGGTGAGAAGGCCTTCAAGCCATCGAGAGATGGCCACGTGTTCCACGTGGAACGTGCAGCGAAGTTGTCGAACGGCGGCATGAGGTGGCGATGCTGATGCCCGAACCTGGGCCATGTCGTGTTCCACGTGGAACGTGGACATGCGCACGAAGAGCCCTTTGGGCCCGCGCAGTTGATGGCGATGCGGAGCGCTGAGCACGGGCCATGTCACGTTCCGCATGGAACAGGGCGACACCTTGATGAGGCCGTCATCGACCTGCGGCTTGCCGCGAACTTCCGGGCGCGCGTTCCACGTGGAACAGGCGAGGACGTCAGGGAGCCGATGGCATCGGGCACGAAGTGATGACCGCCATGGGTTCCACCTGGCGCTTGGGAGAGCACCACGAAGAGGTCTGCATCGCGAACGCGCTGACCTTGAACTGCTGGATGGGGCGTTCCACGTGGAACGAGTGATGAAGGCTTCAAGCCGCCGCGCGTGCCGTGGTGGTTCCGAACCGCTGACAGGGACCGGCGCTTGTTCCACGTGGAACGCGAACTGCTCAGTCGATGCGGTGGTTGATGGTGCCGCGAGCCCGAGTGGTTCCACGTGGAACACGCGCATGGCAGCGAAGAGACCTCCATCCAAGATTCGGTGGACCGGGGTCATGGGGATGCTGGGTTCCACGTGGAACCCGCATCGTGGACTTCGAGATGCCGCAGGAGGTGCTGGTGGCTGAGGCCAGGACGCGGCCCGCGACGCGCTCCACATGGAACGAGAGTCGTGCGTGTTGTGGTGGCAGTTGGCTTCGGTTCATCTGCTGCCTGCGTTCCACGCGGAACCCGTCCGGGACCTTGAGGAGGTCTTCATGGCGAACGTCCTGACGTCGAGTTCCTTGGGGGGAGGTCCACGCCGGACGCGAAGCGCACGGTCCATGTGTTGCGTGAACGGGATGGGCGGCCACCCGGTTCCATGTGGAGCGCGTGATGTCGTCCACGCAGGGGCGGAACGCGGGACCTGGCCTGCTGCCTGCTTCGTGTGGAACGTGAATCGCTCGGCCCACGTGTTGGCTGAGGACGACGAGTGCTCACTCGGTTCCACGTGGAACGCGCGATGACGTCCGCACGTGATGGGGCGGTGTGGCGCAGGGGAGCACGGAACTGGGCTGCGTCCGGCTCCTCATCAAGCGTGAATCGCTCGGCTGATGTGTTGCCTGAGGGCGACGAGTGCTTCCGCGGTTCCACATGGACGGAGCGATGGCATCCGCAAGTGATGGGGTGGTGTAGCGCGGGGGGCACGGAACTGGGCTGCGTCCTGCTCCACCTCGAACGTGAGTTGCTCGGCCGATGTGTTGGCTGAGGGTGCCGACTGCTCATCCGGTTCGGCGTGGAACAAGTGATGACGTCCACATGAGGGAAGCGAAGCGCGGGACCTGAGATGCTGCCGTGCTCCATGCGGAACGTGAATCGCTCGGCTCATGTGTTGGCTGAGGGCGACGAGTGCTCACTCGGTTCCACATGGACCGGGTGATGACATCTGCACGTGACGGGGTGTGTGGCGCGGGGTTCAAGGAACCGGGCTGAGTCCTGCTCCACATCGAACGCGAACCATTCAGCCCATGGGGTTGGCCTGAGAGCGACGAGTGCTCACCCGGTTCCACGTGGAACGCGTGATGCTGTCCACACGTGATGGGGTGTGCGGCGCGGGGTTCAAGGAACCGGGCTGAGTCCTGCTCCACATCGAACGCGAACCATTCGGCCCATGGGGTTGGCCTGAGGGCGACGAGTGCTCACCCGGTTCCGCGTGGAACGCGTGATGCCGTCCGCACGTGATGGAGTGGCGGGGCGGGACGCAGGAACTAGGGGGCTGCCTGCTCCTGGTGGAACGCGAGCCGCTCAATCCCATGGGTTGGTTGAGTGGATGCGCGACGATGCGCTTCCGCGTGGAACGCGTGATGCCGTCCGCACGCGATGGAGTGGCGCGGCGGGACGCAGGAACTGGGGTGCTGCCTGCTCCAGATGGAACGCGAGCCGCTCAACTTGTGGACTGGTTGAGTGGATGCGCGGCAATGCGGTTCGGTGTGGACGCGAGATGAGGTCCGCACGCGATGGCGTGGTGCGGCGGGACGCAGGAACTAGGGGGCTGCCTGCTCCTGGTGGAACGGGAACCGCTCAACTTGTGGACTGGTTGAGTGGATGCGCGGCAATGCGGTTCGGTGTGGACGCGAGATGAGGTCCGCACGTGATGGAGTGGTCTGTGGAGAGCAGGAGCTGTGGAGCTGCCTGCTCCTGGTGGAACGCGAGCCGCTCAGCTCATGTGTTGGCTGAGGCATGAGCGTCGACATGGGTCTGCTCGGGACACGAGATGAGGTCCGCACGTGATGGAGTGGTCTGTGGAGCGCAGGAGCTGTGGAGCTGCCTGCTCCTGGTGGAATGCGAGCCGCTCAGCCCTTGGGTTGGTTGAATGGAGTGGTGTGGGGAGCGCAGGAGCTGGAGAGCTGCCTGCTCCAGGTGGAACACGAATCGCTCAGTCCATGGGTTGGTTGAGGGGACGAGTGGCCGCTCGGTTCCATGTGGAACGCGTGCTGAGGTCCGCACGTGATGGAGAGTGTGCTGGGGATGCAGGAACTGGGGTGCTGCCGGCTCCAGGCGGAACGCGAACCGCTCAGCCCATGAGTTGGTTGAGTGGATGAGCGGCCACGCGGTTTCTTGTGGAACGCGTGATGATGTCCGCACGCGATGAGGTGGCGCGGCGGCACGCAGGAACTGGAGTGTTGCCTGCTCCACATGGAACCTGGGCAAGGTCGCGATGAACTCAACGTGGCGAACGCCTGTGAAGTGGTCGGGGCATTCCACTTAGAGCTTGTGATGAGTGGCTTCTTGCGGACGCGTGGAGGACTGGCGCCGAACGCAGAACGTGGACCGCGGTTTGCCACTCATGAACTGAAAGCATGGTGACGAGACGACCCTCATCGAGAAGGGGGAACCTCAGGATGGCTAGGGCGTTCCACTTGGAAATGGTGGTGAGGCGGCGGACGCGTGATGGACTGGCTCCGAACACAGAGCGTGGACGGTGGTCTGCCCTGCATGGAACGTAGGCCTGGTGACGAGACGATCTTCATCGCGGAGGAGGAGCTTGTCCGTATGGCCTGGGGCGTGGGTTCGCGCGGCCGCGTGAAGTGGCGACGTCGAGCGCAGCGCGTGGACCCATCTGAGATTCCCCTGGCCGCGAGCGGGAGCAGGTGAAGGGTGTATGGGTTCGGCGTTCCAGATGGACCGCGTGATGCGGCCTTCAAGTCACGACGGTGAGAGGTGACAAGCGCGAAGCGAAGGGCACGTCACGCGTCGAGGCGGATCTGGAGCAGGGCTCCGAGAGGGCTTCAGGGTGAAGCCCTCGGCGTTCCACACGGAGCGATGGAGCTGGGCTGCGCGTTGCCATATGCGGTGGCAGTGCTGACCCGGTCGAAGGCGGATGCGTCCTCCTCGCGGTTCCGCTGATGCAGTGGTTCCGAACCCAGGACATGGCTGATGCCTTGTCGAATCCGAACGAAACCACCGTGAAGACCCTGTTCGCGTAAGCAGATTGAGTCCCGCGGAGTGTGGAACCTGGGCGAGTCCTCGCCGCGCGCTTCACCACTCACGGCATGGCCTTGGTCGTGTGCCCAGTCCGAATCGTGTGAAAGAAGAAGCGCGCACCCCTCGTGGATGCGGTGATGCCGAGCCCAGAACATGGCCGCATCACTTGACCTCGTTCGCAGCGACAGGTCCGTGGACTCGGCGTCGTTGTTGCTCAAGCGGTTGGACCCGAACCCGGAACACAATCCATCGAGCGCTCCACTGTGCCTGAGGGGGGCCTCGCCACGGTGCCGCAGCCGTGCCCGGGCCAGCGACGTGCGCACTGTCACAGTGCCGAGCCCGAAAAGGCGAACTCGCCAGGTCCGCATGCGAGGGCTCGAAGAAATCACCAGCGCGAATGCCCCGACCGCGCGCGCAGGCACACCGTTCCACATGGAACCGCGGCCCACTGCTCCGAACCACCGCATACCGGTTACACGCACCCGTGGCCTCACCCCAGGCCACGAAAACGCCACACCCAGTGACCACGGACCCACCGCCATGGAGGCACCGCACACCCGGTTCCACGGGGAACACTCACGCCACCGCGCCTCCTTATAAGGAGGGCCTCCGACCGACCTTCGTGGCACCGTGCAAACCCTGGATGACAGGGGCCTCCGGGCCGCGTTCCACACCCGGGACTCCGGACCTTCAAGTCCTTGGAATCAGGCCTCGCGGCCTGCTCGGAAACCCTCGAAAAGAGGAACCGTGCCACGCGTGCCGCGAATTTGATCCAACACCGAACCGCATGTTAGCAGCGGGATCCGCGCGCAGTCGTGCGTTACACCTCGCACGGCGCCTGGCGCTCGCCGGGCAAGAGAGAGGATGGGCCTCGTGGGTCGAATCATCTGCATCTCCAATCAGAAGGGCGGCGTGGGCAAGACGACCACCGCCATCAACCTCGCCGCGAGCCTGGCCTCCGCTGAACGCCGCACGCTCCTGGTGGACATGGACCCCCAAGGCAACGCCGGCAGCGGCCTGGGTCTCAAGCAGGACAAGCTCCACGGCACCATCTACGACGCGCTCCTCAATGGCCGCCCCATGAAGGAGCTCTTCCACCCCACCGAGCTGCGCTACCTCCAGGTCGTCCCCGCCACCCCCGACCTCACTGGCGCCGAAGTCGAACTCGTCGGCCAGGAGAACCGCGAGTTCCGCCTCCGCGACGCCCTGCGCCCCCTCGCCTCCGAGTTTGATTACATCATCATCGACTGTCCGCCCTCGCTCGGCCTGCTCACCCTCAACGCCCTGTCCGCCGCGGACTCCGTCCTCATCCCCCTCCAGTGCGAGTACTACGCGCTCGAGGGCCTCTCCCAGCTCACCCACACCATCGACCTGGTGAAGCAGGGCCTCAACCCGGACCTGAAGATGGAGGGCATCCTCCTCACCATGTTCGACGCGCGCGCCAACATCGCCCACCAGGTCGTCGAGGAAGTGCGCGGCTACTTCAAGGACCAGGTCTTCCAGGTCGTCGTCCCGCGCAACGTGCGCCTGTCCGAGTGCCCGTCGTTCGGCAAGCCCATCATCCTCTATGACATCAAGTCGAAGGGCTGCGAGAGCTACCTCGCGCTCGGCCGGGAACTGATGAAGCGCGACGCCCCCAAGTCCCCCCGCAGGCGGGTGGCTTGAGCGTGTCCGCGAATCCCCTGTCGATTCGCGCGCTCACCTCCGCCGCCCATGCCCGCCGTGAGCCCCTTCACGGCGCTGGAGTCATGTCTTGGTGAAAGCAGACCAGAAACGAGCCCTCGGCCGCGGGCTCTCCGCACTCATCCCCCAGGCCGCCCCTGGCAAGGGCAACGACGCGGCCGCCAACAAGGCCGGCGTCATCAAGCTCCCCATCGAGTCCATCCACCGGGACAAGGAGCAGCCCCGCCGCCACTTCGACGAGGAGAAGCTCAAGGAGCTCACCGAGTCCATCAAGGCCCAGGGCATCCTCATGCCCATCCTCGTCCGCAAGGACCAGGACGGCTACCGCATCATCGCCGGTGAGCGCCGCTGGCGCGCCTCCCAGGCCGCCGGCCTCAAGGAAGTCCCCGTCATCATCAAGGAGGTCACCGAGGTCCAGGCCTTTGAACTGGCCCTCGTCGAGAACCTCCAGCGCGCCGACCTCAACCCCATTGAAGAGGCGGAGGGCTACAAGCGCCTGGCCGAGGAGTTCAAGCTCTCCCAGGAGCAGATCAGCCAGCGCGTGGGCAAGGAGCGCTCCACCGTCGCCAACGCCCTGCGCCTGTTGGCCCTGCCCGCGGACGTGAAGGGCATGGTCGCGGATGGCTCATTGAGCATGGGCCACGCGCGCGCGCTGTTGGGCGTCCCCCGGTTGCCGGAGTTGCAGAACCTGGCCAAGCAGGTGGCGGAGAAGAAGCTCTCCGTGCGTGACACGGAGCGCCTGGTCCAGCAGAGTCGCTCCCACGGCAAGAAGGATGCGGGCAAGACGCCGCCGAAGCAGAGCCCGCAGGTGAAGTCCTTGGTGGAGGAGCTCCAACGCCGCTTGGGGACCAAGGTCCGGTTGACCGAAAGAAGCCCCGGAAAGGGCACCATCGAGGTGGACTTCTTCTCCTACGATGACCTGGACCGGCTGTTGAAGCTGCTCAGGAAGGAGTAGCGCGTGGCGCTCCTTGGCGGGAAGAAAGACGAAGCACCCAGCAGGCCTCTGTTCAAGCGGGAGGAGGAATCCGTGTCGCAGCGCTCTGGTGAGGTTCATACGCTTCTGGGCAAGGGAAGCGAGTTCGAGGGGAAGCTCACCTTCGAGGGGCAGGTCCGTATCGACGGAAAGTTCCAGGGGCAGATCATCACCAAGGACGTGCTCGTCATTGGAGATGGCGCCAAGGTCCAGGCTGAAATCCAGGCCGGCACCGTCATCATCAACGGTCAGGTGGAAGGCAACGTGAAGGCCACCCAGATCATCGAGCTCAAGACGCCGGGCCGGGTGAAGGGCAACCTGGAGACGCCGTCGCTGTCCATGGACCGCGGGGTCATCTTCGAGGGTTCGCTGAAGATGGAGAACCTGGGCAACGCGTCCCGTCCTCCTCCCCCCGGCGGCGAGAAGAAGTAGGCCGTGAAGGCCCCGGCCCACATCGCGCCAGCGGCCTTGCTGGCGCTGTGTCTGCTGTCCGGTTGCAAGGGCTGCAAGGAGGAGAGCGCCAGTCCGGGCGCCTCCCCACCGGATGGCACCGCGCAGACGCACCGCTCCGGCGTGAAGGTTCCCTTGCCGGAGGGTTGGTCCGCGCAGGTCGCACCCGACGACAGCTTCCAGGCGGGCCCCCCGGGCCGGCCGGTGCTCCGGGTGGACCTGCGGCGAGGCCAGGGCGAGCAGCTCCCCTCGGTGGAGAAGCTGGTCGAGCGGGTGCGCGAGGAGTCCAAGAACTTCGAAATCTCCCTGGACCAGGAAGAGCAGAAGGAGACCTATTCGCTCCTGCGCGTGACGCTGGCGCCCAAGCTCCCGGATGGGGGCGTGGGGCTGCCGTCACCCGCGCTCTTCGGGGCCCG from Myxococcus stipitatus carries:
- a CDS encoding AAA family ATPase, whose translation is MGLVGRIICISNQKGGVGKTTTAINLAASLASAERRTLLVDMDPQGNAGSGLGLKQDKLHGTIYDALLNGRPMKELFHPTELRYLQVVPATPDLTGAEVELVGQENREFRLRDALRPLASEFDYIIIDCPPSLGLLTLNALSAADSVLIPLQCEYYALEGLSQLTHTIDLVKQGLNPDLKMEGILLTMFDARANIAHQVVEEVRGYFKDQVFQVVVPRNVRLSECPSFGKPIILYDIKSKGCESYLALGRELMKRDAPKSPRRRVA
- a CDS encoding ParB/RepB/Spo0J family partition protein — protein: MVKADQKRALGRGLSALIPQAAPGKGNDAAANKAGVIKLPIESIHRDKEQPRRHFDEEKLKELTESIKAQGILMPILVRKDQDGYRIIAGERRWRASQAAGLKEVPVIIKEVTEVQAFELALVENLQRADLNPIEEAEGYKRLAEEFKLSQEQISQRVGKERSTVANALRLLALPADVKGMVADGSLSMGHARALLGVPRLPELQNLAKQVAEKKLSVRDTERLVQQSRSHGKKDAGKTPPKQSPQVKSLVEELQRRLGTKVRLTERSPGKGTIEVDFFSYDDLDRLLKLLRKE
- the bacM gene encoding bactofilin BacM, which encodes MALLGGKKDEAPSRPLFKREEESVSQRSGEVHTLLGKGSEFEGKLTFEGQVRIDGKFQGQIITKDVLVIGDGAKVQAEIQAGTVIINGQVEGNVKATQIIELKTPGRVKGNLETPSLSMDRGVIFEGSLKMENLGNASRPPPPGGEKK